The genomic stretch TTACAAGCTAGAAAAAGTAGAAACAGAGATGGATGTAACTAGTCCCCAAAGgaaaaaaagtgaataataaaaattcttggggccgataaataaatatattgtatccTATTAGAGAAAAATCCAACTGAAATTTCAAACGTTGtgacgaataaaaatttttattatctttacgAGGAATAACTATTCACAGTTACTGGTGTTTCATCCAGTATTAGGAAAAACGcaacttaataaataattttactgtaAGGAGTTTACAGCATACCttcaaatacaaatattcaCTAAATACAACTGAAAATTGTTTTCTCATTCATTAAAAAACTGAACTGTAATTTTACAAGATTATAATAACACAAATTCCTCAATCGAAAAAAGAACTAGTCGAATCTCTAGAAAAGggcagaataaatattttttatttgctcctcatatgaataatttgtataGTATGACAAACGAAATGTATATATGAtttgtgttaaaaaatatttaagttcTAATTTACAAAATGGAACTTGTCATAAAATGGTGGTCAtcaaaaagattatttaataactCACTTTATGGttgttgtaaaataataaaaagccaCAAAGAAGTTGAGTTTggataactaaaaaaaattgtccatGTTTATTTGTCTATTACAATACTCCCAAAAATATTTATGCTCCACAAAAAtggtataaaattatatttagtaaACATTTATATAGCATTTATCGCATTCAGAAtagttagaaaaataaatacggTAGAGCCTCTAAAGATAAAGACCAAGGGAAGCTATAGAGATTTCACTTACTAaggatttaatttaaatttaaagatacatttattgaaatttattttattctacaaaaaaaatctgttattttGTGAATGGTCGTTTCAAACCATTCACACCtacatgaattttattttcaatctcaaATAAGGAATAGAAAACTTCGTCCTCTGTATTACTCGTAAAATGTTTACAGCTGtccttatatttatataatcgTAGGTGGATCTTGTGGCTTGTCGTTTAAATCTTCGTCTATATCATCCCTCTCAGCACCAAGAATAACGGTTTACgttatttcttcttctgttaATGTTCCCGATTTGGCTaacttcatcatcatcatctagTAATTTCTACGCTGATGACATTGATGTACTCAGTCGAGAGCGTATAAGTTTGAAAGTGTATCTGGGATCACTAGTgatcgaaaataataattcaacgGAAATAATAGAACGTTTGAAATCGGGGAATAGAGTCAATTTCATTCTTCAACGACTACTAAAGTCACGTTTACTGAATTGGAGAACTAAAAAGTGGATCTATCGCACAATTCTCCTCCCGGTTGTTATATACGCTAGCGATACCTGAGTGTTGACACGTGGGAACAAAAAATCTTACGCCGAATATAAGACCAGTGTGCGAGCAGGGCGTATGACGCAGAAATACAAACACTTGGGTTTTACCGACTCTACTACCGGTGACTGCGCAAACGATGGCTGGATGATGTCGAAGAGGATCTTCGGGAGCTTGGTGTAAGGGGATGGAAACACCGAGCGTTGGACCGTGATGACTGGAGGAATGTGGTGGACGAAGCCAAGGCTCTTTGATGGCCGTAGTGCCAGTGGTACATTGGCAAACTACAGACTTCAAAGCATTTTTCAACGTGTTTTTTGCCgttgaaacatattttcaatacCTCGGTATTAGAGAATGCTAGAAAATATGTGGTTTCATAACCACTTTCGTAACCACTGCTCTGTGAAATTTGTTCACTATTTGAACTCAAtgttaaaacagaaaatatgaattattggattggaatattaattttcaaactgTTTTAACATATATCTGTTAAGTgctgaaataaaaagaaattttagttCAAATTAGAGAAAGCTTATTTAAAGGGAgagttatttcaaatattataatacagATGGAATAAGTCtcaagtaaaaataaattctcaaCGGTTTGTATAGCAATAAAATGTTTAGAGCCCCTTGATGTAAGTACATCTTTTTGATGATCATTCTATGTATGTATATACCTACCTAAGTAgaaactagaaaatattttaagtgaGGAAACCACAGTTTACCCTTTGTTATTGCtgaagtatttattattttttatacaaatagtttaatatttgtgagaataagataaaaatgataaaacccGCACTTATAAAAGAATCCTAAATAAATTTACATCATATAGATTATataagagaaaaataattaatctcAAGATATGAAAGTAAATGAATATAGACATTGATGATTTAATCTAGATCTTATTagtgtttctttttttttgttgacgTAATGAAGGAAAACATTCATTTCAGTCGAATAATGAACAAGAAACACCTACAAATAGAAAATgcgattttttcagttttaaaatgattgaaattctCAACTTGAAATTTTGAGCATAAAACTAgactaaatcaaaaataaaaatattacaaattatatcgatttatttccatatttcgagaaacaatatttcgatattaaaaaaaatcaaacaaatattaaagatGCTAAACAATTAACTAAAATgacataaattgataatttatatagTAATAGTTATACCAAAGTTCacaatttactgaaaaaaaaaataggaaactGTAGATTcaatatttctgaaataaaattattatataagcaataattgtttctattatttcttcCCATATTCCGAACAGTCAAATTTAaacttgtttaaaaaaagtatacaaaatcgattttgggagtttttggaaaaacatCACCTTGGgaccaaataataaaaaatgttatgaaactgattataattaaaagtttcTGGTAACATAtcataatattcaaaaacattctatggttgaaatataatttgtatatattaacACTAAAGTTTGAAATTGACTAATGGCAGATGTACCAGGTGTTGAACCAAAGTGCCGTTTATAGAGAAACTATCTTCTGCTAATTTTAGATGGATTATTATAAAATgcaatattgttaattttaattaaaaaagaatttgtaataataatctCTTGTTCTGTTGATTTTAATCCACAAAGTGAATAATACAACATCTAGTTGTTGatacttattttgaaataaaccttGTTAGGTCACTTGATATGcgtattgatataaattcaacaTTAATATTTACAATCTCATCATAAGTAGATACATTTATCATCTTCTTTGCTTTTAATACTAATATGGCAAGATATCACAAAACATAAAAGGTTTTTTGAAGCACATTAGTTTTGTAATTCAATTCAACAAGTggattatatacaaaaaaaaacatttttttccaatttatttaataaatataatgtaaacaatCTGCCTTATTTATTGCTaacttaaaaattgatttttacaCTTTTATACAATATCAAATAGTTTGTAGTTCTCCTGTACAATGAGAGCAACAGGAATGTAGAGAAGGATACTGTAGAAACATTTGTTCATTTCCTAAAGATGATGCAGCTCCTATTACGGCATTACACAATAGATCTGGTTTATTACTAATAGATATAGGATTGTTGAGCAGCTAAAATAAgtatagaatatttttatgaacctatgtaagaattattaatttttctaaacatAACTTACTCTTTCCGCAGTCTTTTCTGCTACTGTTGGTTGTAAATTATTAAGCATTGCCATTCTTTCATTTGTCTTTGCACCCAAATTAGTGCTAAGGATTTTTGTTAATTCAAGACAAACATTAGTCACTTCcaatatatttccatatttcaaaactggcTGTTGGTAGTTTTCTTTACAGATATGTTTGTTTATATCATCTAAATTATTCATGAGTTCAGCTAGTTGAGAATGAATCTTCTTCCTTTCAGTAAGAAGAGTTTTAATTACTTCAAGCAGCTCATTAGTTCTGTTTGATAATGCAGATTTCCATTTGGCTAATTCTTCAACCATCAaactaaaatcaatcaaatatttgttatattatttaaatacctATAGAAAACCTGATTCTACAATAAATATCgccaaataaaattaataaaaacctaCCTGGAAGCTAAAAACTTACTTCTCCATACTTCACATTGACCTGATAGCCATTCTGTCTGTTCTTGGTGTGAAGTTAAATGATTTGCAGAATTTAATAATGCTCTTGCCAGTGATAGTTTATCTTCAGTGAGATGTTGTACCCTGTTTTCTAGATCTTCTCCCACCGCAGCTACCAAGAGTGTTTTTAATTCACTGTTAACCTTGAAGAAACATATAATTATATAGACTATCTAATCATATCTCCATGTAAAAAGACATTCCAAAGATACAAAATGTGTCAAACCTGTGCTTGAAACTTCAATTGATTCTCTAAAAGTGTATTTGAAGAACGCAAATTCTGTAAATCAACTTCATActgttctttttcttttttccatgCCAGTAACAATTTATTGTGATTAATATCATCTACTTGCTCATTTATGTTTAActtattcatttcaatttttctagttTCTGACAACTGAACCACTAGATTTTGTAATTCCATATCATTTCTTCCCATTCTTTTTGgaattttgttgttattttttttacctGTAGATAAAGGTTCAACTGCAGCCTTATAGGGTTCGCACGGCACAAATTTGGGTTCCTTTggtttttgtacaaaataattaGGAGCTGACTTGGTGGAAGATGTATGTTTTGGtgtcaaataaataactttactTTTCGGCTCTACAGGTCTTAAAGAATTTAGTATTTTCATACTTCGTTGGGAAGCAGAAAAAGTATTTCTCAAAGATTCTAAATGATTAGTTTCATTAAGTGCAGCATTATCTATTCCATCTCCTTGAGttctttcgatttttttcatgttttagaatttttaaaatattttgaaatttgaaaaataaattaaacaaaatttaactaatgaattaatatttaaataatccGTAAGTTAAGCAATACACCAACATAAAAACATGTATAGCTATTCACTACcaaatactattaaaaatatgtcaCCAATATGTGTAAATATAACCTCGATACGCTTCTTCTTTTTGATATTCCCCAATGGTctttttttgattgaattattcTCTTCAGCTGAAAAGTAATATTTATGCATTGACACCTGCCCTTTCTAAATGATCCagctacaataaaaaaacacgatttttgATTGTCAAAACTAccaattttctctataacaatTGTCATATGTTGAAGATTAGAtttacttcaaatattttttaatgaaatttgtaaaaccgctttccaataaataattctCACACAagcaataatttgattttaagcattgaattttacaaaattctttccATTTAGTGCatatgttacgtcccaagccctatcttgtacggagtcgagcttcgtacaatgaatttgtacgaagttCGATCTGTACAAGCCATGAGCGCGTTATTCCGAAGTAGTACacgcaacctaacctaacctaacaatagaTGGTAGTCAACTAGCCGGAGAACATACTTTCAATCACAATAACTACGTTTGTGTTTACTAACATCTTAATAGCGCGCTCATtaccgagtgagtatcgatgctccgactccgtacaaccagcgttgtacagagtcaacttcgtacaatcatctctgtccgaagtccgccaatctcggcttcgtacaaaatggcttgtacagatcggacttcgtacaaattcattgtacgaagctcgactccgtacaagatcgggcttgggacgtaacaCATACATCAAGAAAGCGTTgagaaatttaaacaaatgattattttattgcaCGAGTGTTATGAAATTCCCTATAAATTTACGTTTTGAGCAactaattatttgttatataaatacattttagtaaGTAGTTTgctaaatatacagtttttttttcgtaattgtAAGCTGTAGCATTTATAAATCTAGCGcctcttataatttgaatatattgacTATAGAGAGTAGTGatgtatattaattgtaataatatccacttaccttaaaaattaaatatatatctaaGTTCAaagattctcaaataaaaaataatccaaatgcaCAATCAACGAAACTCAACGAacacaatacaataatgaaCTCAAATTGCAACTTTGCTATAGGCAcccaaaataagaaactttacaacacagcttaagggttgaatataatattttaaataattttggcgccATCTGATATTGGGGTAATTCGGCAACCAAAGCTAAAAAAACATGTAATTCAAGCTATGACGTGCAGTAAGAAAAGATGTGCTGTGGGTGCCAACTCTCTACTGCCATCTATTGGTGGAGTCCACCTCGTCAAATGATATCTTCATAAGGTTAacctactatcctattctttatacaatgcttATACTTATAACTTTATTGATTTGTTGTAATAAGGGCTATATATATACCCCTCCTCTATCCTTACATCGATCGATGCGGATATTCCATTATTCGAAACAAGTATTTTTTTGTCAGTTCCTTCAGGACCTCCACCGCTTTTTCTTTCACGGCTTCGacagactcaaatcttgttACTGTAGATTTGATTTTTCTCATGTTATTACCTTTTGCACACACTTTTAGCATGTTacaattttcatgtaaaatgtGCCACGTTCTTTGACAATTCTGATTGATTCAGCAATGGTACGAATACTTAGCCGACGGTCAGATCGAACAAGATTAGAgactttttctatattttcagcTCCAGCATCTTCTGGGCCATCTTGAAATTTTAACCACTTAACCACTATTAACACTTGGTTGCTACCAACATTCATTGCCATACTcctgtttcaataaattataagtttcagttttttcaagtttcatgtgaaatttcacaacaatgcGCAGCTCTATTATATGGCAAACCAAAAAAACACCTCCTATACAAACGAAGGCctcggctacactggtttgtctacagaccaGGTAGACTTCTCACACGAAAGAgttacttaatagccacacctcgtactGCTAAAACTGAATTAGAGCGATACAACCCTTTAAAGTGATGAATTACTAAGTACAGTGTGACTATAAGATATGTGCTTCCTAAACATACTGTTATTaacaatcaaattaaataaatttgttctgCATTTTTCCATGTGTATTCTATTGATTAGAAACTTATTTCTcagagaaatgaaaatatatgcaaaaaatactttattggCTCATTTTAAAtctcaataaacaattttcaatctTCTTCATCAGTCAGTTCATTGTGTTCCTCGTCATcagtcaaattttgaataaatgaatcATATTCCAATACTTCCTCGTCACTAAGATGAGAATTACCTTCCATAAAAGAAGCAAACCTACAACAAATAATTTACTTATGATTGTAATAAATCGAAAACTTCCTAGTTACACATCGCCcatgtattttaattttcatatttgggACCCAGAAATTTTCCTATCTGCCACTGATATTGTAAACATCTTCGATTTGtagcaaattaaattttttcacagatGTCTATAGCTTTATATTTGTTTGTCAAGTTTTTGAAGTATCTATAGGGCTTAAATGCAAATTATAGATGATCCTGGTATCATCTATATAAACTGACTTTGGAAAGGCTATAagataagataaaatatttaacattttattattttttatattaaattgtaCAATGTGTTGAACAAATTCTTTTCAACTATATGTATCTAGGTGTCTTTGATCTATGTCATTCTGATATAAAATATCCAGGACATAAAGATTTGTAGCTATACTTTCcacaattttgagaaatatttaacTTCACCGAGTACTTACCTCTTCACATTGCtcaattttaaaacagtttCCCATTGGTTACATTCGGGACTTGAACAGTACTGTCTTAATGAGTTTAAAGCTTTTGCAGTCTCAACAACTCCTTGCTGATAATATTCTTCGTTAGTAAGTAATTTTATCTTTGGTGGAAATTTCTTTTTCCtacattatatagaaaaatgtgttatggaacaaaattatttgattgtgGAATAAATCTTTTgaacaaatagaaatataaatcaatattatgTAACATTACCTTGAAATTATatgatatatgaaaaaaaaactatcagaAATGTTTCTTATGTTACAATACATCATGATAGTCAAGCAGCTATCAAAGCACAGAGCTATCAAGTAATTAATACAAAACTGACATAGGAATGCAGAAAAAAACTTAGTAAAATAGACAAGAATAAGTCATGGTTCCTGGTCACGCAGGAATCAAAGTAACTTAAGTGACcacaattgaagaaaaagaaagtgattTTCCATCATAACAAATCTCCACTTGAAATTGATTGGCTATCCACCATATTCATCAGATCTTGCCTCTGATGACTTTTTTTTGTTGCCTGACAACACTAGTATAATCTGTATTTAAATTCTGTTTCCTAGACCAATTATAGCCGAGAAAGTTAACAAATCATGATGAACACTACaagcaaatatatttttcctataaaCAATACATTGCATTATATTTACTTACAAATTCGAAGATATTCTgagaaactaaatatttatgaGGTCGAATATCAGAATGACAGAATCTATTTGCAGTATATCTGCTGAAtgattatattcatatttattcaaccaaataaaaatttgcttACGCGGTCTGTGGTTCTCATTAAGAATTTCATATatgttatcaaatattttttcatctgaacctttatctattatttattatgttagGTGTCTATTCAGAAGCGATCATATTAGTATTGGATCAACATTAAAGAACTAATCGAGATGCCTTCAAGGCCAGAAAATTCATTTACCGACTGTATCTATAATTTCCTTTCTAatctttgttttaaattttctcattcTATACATAACTATTAGATGGTGCTATCAACACTGATTCGTTGTTGGTATCTGTAGTTCCATTTGGAATAATATCATATTAAATCAacacttttcaaaattcatatatatatatatatatatatatatatatatatatatatatatatatatatatttggagCAAGGTACTCTTATTATTGCTCCAAATCCTTTCAGTAGTACAGAAAAATACTCCCATaagaaagaattttcaaaagagaagaaaaccaaaaaagaaGCATTCCCAGGCACTTTGATACCGCTAGATCGAGTTTCACCTTCTCGCCCTCAGTGGTTTAGCAGTAACTGATAAATGTAGATTGTGTGCAGAAGATGTTCACCTAGTTCTAGAATGCATTCACTTCACAAGGGATATACAGAAAAATGCTTTGACAAAATACCTATAGAAATTTATATCTAATCTTCTTGAAGTCAGAACAAATACTGGAGTTCATTGGAAGTTTAAAAATGGATATGTAGATGCTAAAAACAACTTTGATGAAGGTACACAATAAATATTGCAATGCATTTCAATCCCTAATTTGTAggtaatttcacaaattaatctgagctaaaaattattacaagtaCTAATTTGAATAGATTCACATATAGAATTTGATGTACCAGTAGGTTTTAGGTGCCAATTTCCATTTTTGTGGTAAATGGTAACTTATCAGTAATATCACTATTTGAGCCATTGCAGCTTCTTGATAACTACTACTGTTAAAAATTAAGCATAACCCCACACATTGCAGGGACCATTTTATCAAATTGATGGTGCGTTGATTTTCTACAGGACCCCATCTGTAGCACACtgcaaaaattggaaa from Diorhabda sublineata isolate icDioSubl1.1 chromosome 5, icDioSubl1.1, whole genome shotgun sequence encodes the following:
- the LOC130443768 gene encoding golgin-45, with translation MKKIERTQGDGIDNAALNETNHLESLRNTFSASQRSMKILNSLRPVEPKSKVIYLTPKHTSSTKSAPNYFVQKPKEPKFVPCEPYKAAVEPLSTGKKNNNKIPKRMGRNDMELQNLVVQLSETRKIEMNKLNINEQVDDINHNKLLLAWKKEKEQYEVDLQNLRSSNTLLENQLKFQAQVNSELKTLLVAAVGEDLENRVQHLTEDKLSLARALLNSANHLTSHQEQTEWLSGQCEVWRSKFLASSLMVEELAKWKSALSNRTNELLEVIKTLLTERKKIHSQLAELMNNLDDINKHICKENYQQPVLKYGNILEVTNVCLELTKILSTNLGAKTNERMAMLNNLQPTVAEKTAERLLNNPISISNKPDLLCNAVIGAASSLGNEQMFLQYPSLHSCCSHCTGELQTI